The Lysobacter panacisoli genome includes a window with the following:
- a CDS encoding VOC family protein: MRRTIASVTLVVRDYDEAIAFYTGALGFDLLEDTDLGGGKRWIRVAPSGAETALLLAQADGDEQRASIGLQTGGRVGFFLHTDDFARDHAAMQARGVRFLEAPRHEAYGSVAVFEDLYGNRWDLLEPKA, from the coding sequence ATGCGCCGGACGATCGCCAGCGTCACCCTCGTCGTGCGCGACTACGACGAGGCCATCGCGTTCTACACCGGCGCGCTCGGCTTCGACCTGCTGGAAGACACTGATCTGGGCGGCGGCAAGCGCTGGATTCGCGTCGCGCCGAGCGGTGCGGAAACCGCGCTGTTGCTCGCACAGGCCGACGGCGACGAACAGCGCGCGAGCATCGGCCTGCAGACCGGCGGGCGCGTGGGCTTCTTCCTGCACACCGACGACTTCGCCCGCGACCATGCGGCGATGCAGGCGCGCGGCGTGCGTTTCCTCGAAGCGCCACGCCACGAGGCCTACGGCAGCGTCGCGGTGTTCGAGGACCTGTACGGCAATCGCTGGGACCTGCTGGAGCCGAAGGCGTGA
- the hemW gene encoding radical SAM family heme chaperone HemW, which translates to MSLTTPPLSLYVHLPWCVRKCPYCDFNSHEGRGALPFDAYVDALLADLDFDLPLVWGRTVHSVFFGGGTPSLFPPEYIDRFLQGASSRLRFAPGCEITLETNPGTAEHGRFELYRAAGVNRLSFGVQSFDDGSLKRLGRIHDSGEAEAAVKLAQDAGLDNLNLDLMYALPGQSLAMAEHDLARAFALQPTHVSHYQLTLEPNTVFAARPPQDIPDDDISWDMQEHCQALLADAGYAQYEVSAYARPGRQCHHNLNYWQFGDYLGIGAGAHGKITLGADQTILRRWKVKHPTQYLARAGHVEAIGGDDRIEPARRPFEYMLNALRLVDGFALDAFEARTGLARAAIAPQLEAAVAEGWLTIDGDRVRPTELGRRFTNDVIELFLGDDAADAAGAHEVAGYTVV; encoded by the coding sequence GTGTCCCTCACCACGCCGCCCCTGTCGCTCTACGTCCACCTTCCCTGGTGCGTGCGCAAGTGTCCCTACTGCGACTTCAACTCGCACGAAGGCCGCGGCGCGCTGCCGTTCGATGCCTACGTGGATGCGCTGCTGGCCGATCTGGACTTCGACCTGCCGCTGGTGTGGGGACGCACGGTGCATTCGGTGTTCTTCGGCGGCGGCACGCCGAGCCTGTTCCCGCCGGAGTACATCGACCGCTTCCTGCAGGGCGCGAGCAGCCGCCTGCGTTTCGCGCCGGGATGCGAGATCACCCTTGAGACCAACCCCGGCACCGCCGAGCACGGCCGCTTCGAGCTCTACCGCGCAGCCGGTGTGAACCGCCTGAGTTTCGGCGTGCAGAGCTTCGACGACGGGAGCCTCAAGCGGCTGGGCCGCATCCACGACAGCGGCGAGGCCGAGGCCGCGGTGAAGCTGGCGCAGGACGCGGGCCTGGACAACCTCAACCTCGACCTGATGTACGCCCTGCCCGGCCAGTCCCTGGCGATGGCCGAACACGACCTCGCCCGCGCGTTCGCCCTGCAGCCCACGCACGTCAGCCATTACCAGCTGACCCTGGAACCCAACACGGTCTTCGCCGCGCGCCCACCGCAGGACATCCCCGACGACGACATCAGCTGGGACATGCAGGAGCACTGCCAGGCGCTGCTGGCCGACGCCGGTTATGCGCAGTACGAGGTCAGCGCCTACGCGCGACCCGGCCGGCAATGCCACCACAACCTCAACTACTGGCAGTTCGGCGACTACCTCGGCATCGGCGCCGGCGCGCACGGCAAGATCACCCTCGGCGCCGATCAGACCATCCTGCGTCGCTGGAAGGTCAAGCATCCGACCCAGTACCTCGCGCGCGCCGGCCATGTCGAAGCGATCGGCGGCGACGACCGTATCGAACCGGCGCGGCGTCCGTTCGAATACATGCTCAATGCCCTGCGCCTGGTCGACGGCTTCGCGCTGGATGCCTTCGAAGCACGCACCGGGCTCGCGCGCGCAGCCATCGCCCCGCAACTGGAAGCGGCCGTGGCCGAGGGATGGCTGACCATCGACGGCGACCGCGTGCGGCCGACCGAACTGGGCCGCCGCTTCACCAACGACGTGATCGAACTCTTCCTCGGCGACGACGCAGCCGATGCTGCGGGCGCGCACGAAGTCGCCGGCTACACCGTCGTCTAG
- the rph gene encoding ribonuclease PH, whose product MSGTPAAPSAGLPATVARPSGRAPDQLREVRIERGYTRHAEGSVLIAFGDTRVLCTASIENKVPPFLRGKGEGWVTAEYGMLPRATHSRSDREAARGKQGGRTLEIQRLIGRSLRACIDRKLLGERTITLDCDVLQADGGTRTAAITGAYVALADAVRVLQARREIPRDPIFGAVAAVSVGVYRGVPVLDLDYAEDSDCDTDMNVVMNDGGGFIELQGTAEGHAFRREELDAMTALAQAGIAELIAKQREALAG is encoded by the coding sequence ATGTCCGGCACGCCCGCTGCCCCTTCCGCCGGCCTCCCGGCCACCGTCGCCCGCCCCAGCGGACGCGCTCCCGACCAACTGCGCGAGGTCCGCATCGAACGCGGCTACACCCGTCACGCCGAAGGTTCGGTCCTGATCGCCTTCGGCGACACCCGCGTGCTGTGCACCGCCAGCATCGAGAACAAGGTGCCGCCGTTCCTGCGCGGCAAGGGCGAAGGCTGGGTCACGGCCGAGTACGGCATGCTGCCGCGCGCCACCCATTCGCGCAGCGATCGCGAAGCCGCACGCGGCAAGCAGGGCGGACGCACGCTGGAGATCCAGCGCCTGATCGGCCGTTCGCTGCGTGCATGCATCGACCGCAAGCTGCTGGGCGAACGCACCATCACCCTCGACTGCGACGTGCTGCAGGCCGACGGCGGCACCCGCACCGCGGCCATCACCGGCGCTTACGTCGCGCTGGCCGACGCGGTGCGCGTGCTGCAGGCGCGCCGCGAGATCCCGCGCGATCCGATCTTCGGCGCGGTCGCCGCCGTGTCCGTCGGCGTGTACCGCGGCGTGCCGGTGCTGGACCTCGACTATGCCGAGGACAGCGACTGCGACACCGACATGAACGTCGTGATGAACGACGGCGGCGGCTTCATCGAACTGCAGGGCACCGCCGAAGGCCATGCCTTCCGCCGCGAGGAGCTCGATGCGATGACCGCGCTCGCACAGGCCGGCATCGCCGAGCTGATCGCGAAGCAGCGCGAAGCGCTCGCAGGCTGA
- the rdgB gene encoding RdgB/HAM1 family non-canonical purine NTP pyrophosphatase — MKWVIASSNRGKLQEFRELLDGSGIEFVTQGEMGVGDADETGLTFVENALLKARKAARETGLPALGDDSGLCVDALDGGPGLYSARYAGEHGNAQANIDKLLDALRDVPDARRTAHFYAVIVLLRHADDPQPLIAEGIWPGRVLHERRGDGGFGYDPVFLDPEQGLSAAELDTELKNRISHRGRALAALQQKLLDAAR, encoded by the coding sequence GTGAAGTGGGTCATCGCCAGCAGCAATCGCGGCAAGTTGCAGGAATTCCGCGAGCTGCTGGACGGCAGCGGCATCGAATTCGTCACCCAGGGCGAGATGGGCGTGGGCGACGCCGACGAGACCGGCCTGACCTTCGTCGAGAACGCGCTGCTCAAGGCGCGCAAGGCCGCGCGCGAAACCGGCCTGCCGGCGCTGGGCGACGACTCGGGCCTGTGCGTGGATGCGCTCGACGGCGGACCCGGACTGTATTCGGCGCGCTACGCCGGCGAACACGGCAATGCGCAGGCCAACATCGACAAGCTGCTCGACGCTCTGCGCGACGTGCCCGACGCACGACGCACCGCGCACTTCTACGCGGTGATCGTGCTGCTGCGTCACGCCGACGATCCGCAGCCGCTGATCGCCGAAGGCATCTGGCCGGGACGCGTGCTGCACGAACGCCGCGGCGACGGCGGCTTCGGCTACGACCCGGTGTTCCTGGATCCGGAACAGGGTCTGTCGGCGGCGGAACTCGACACGGAGCTGAAGAACCGCATCAGCCATCGCGGTCGTGCGCTGGCGGCGTTGCAACAAAAGCTGCTGGACGCGGCGCGGTAG
- a CDS encoding antibiotic biosynthesis monooxygenase family protein encodes MFVTVWEYEVRAGAEAAFEVLYGADGAWVALFREHPGYLRTELLRGDNGRYLTLDRWRTAQDYTDFRARLPARYAELDAQGDALTLAERHLGAFSTADD; translated from the coding sequence GTGTTCGTCACCGTCTGGGAGTACGAAGTGCGCGCCGGAGCGGAGGCCGCGTTCGAGGTGCTGTACGGCGCCGACGGCGCCTGGGTGGCGTTGTTCCGGGAACATCCGGGCTACCTGCGCACCGAACTGCTGCGCGGCGACAACGGCCGTTACCTCACGCTCGACCGCTGGCGCACCGCGCAGGACTACACTGACTTCCGCGCGCGACTGCCCGCGCGCTACGCCGAACTCGACGCACAGGGCGACGCCCTGACGCTCGCCGAACGCCATCTTGGCGCGTTCTCCACCGCGGACGACTGA